The Lacipirellula parvula genome window below encodes:
- a CDS encoding carboxypeptidase M32: protein MTASRATDMSTTAAYESLCNHARETAKLASIMGLLEWDERTKMPTAAGEYRAEQISFLAGEIHKRQTTPQIAGWLDELVGSPLAADSHSVEGTVIRQLKRQYDKKTKLPQALVEELSRTSVLGQQMWVEARKADDFAKFQPLLEKTIELKRQEAAAIGYKVTPYDALLDDYEPGATTAEVAAALGGLRDALTPLVEQIVGSSRKPDSELLKRDFPVDAQEAFGKAASAAIGFDFNAGRLDTTDHPFCAGAGPHDQRITTRYNINDFSDAFFSTLHEAGHGLYEQGLPADQFGLPTGEACSLGIHESQSRMWENQVGRSRAFWEHFLPKGQQQFAALKGVSLDQLYGAINEVRPSLIRVDADEVTYNLHVLIRFELERALIENDLQAKDLPAAWNEKYQKYLGITPPNFADGVLQDVHWSAGLFGYFPTYSLGNLYAGQFYAAATKELGDLPAAFRKGEFQPLLAWLRKNIHAHGQRFSAGELALNVTGQPLSHGPWIEQMRAKYGELYGL, encoded by the coding sequence ATGACTGCCTCTCGAGCGACTGATATGTCCACAACTGCCGCCTACGAATCCCTCTGCAACCACGCCCGCGAAACGGCCAAGCTCGCCAGCATCATGGGGCTGCTCGAGTGGGACGAGCGGACGAAGATGCCGACCGCTGCAGGCGAGTACCGCGCGGAGCAGATTTCGTTCCTCGCCGGCGAGATCCACAAGCGACAAACGACGCCGCAGATTGCGGGTTGGCTCGACGAACTCGTCGGCAGTCCGCTGGCCGCTGATTCGCACAGCGTTGAGGGGACGGTCATCCGGCAACTCAAGCGGCAGTACGACAAAAAGACGAAGCTGCCGCAGGCGCTCGTCGAAGAACTGTCGCGCACCTCGGTGCTCGGCCAGCAGATGTGGGTTGAGGCTCGCAAGGCTGATGACTTTGCGAAGTTCCAGCCGCTTCTGGAAAAGACCATCGAACTGAAACGGCAAGAAGCGGCCGCGATTGGCTACAAGGTCACGCCGTACGATGCGCTGCTCGACGACTACGAACCTGGCGCAACGACGGCGGAAGTCGCCGCCGCGCTCGGCGGTTTGCGCGATGCGCTCACGCCGCTCGTCGAGCAGATTGTCGGCAGCTCGCGCAAGCCCGATTCCGAGTTGCTGAAGCGCGACTTCCCCGTCGACGCGCAAGAGGCCTTTGGCAAGGCGGCCTCGGCGGCGATTGGGTTCGACTTCAACGCCGGTCGGCTTGATACGACCGATCATCCATTCTGCGCCGGCGCCGGTCCGCACGATCAGCGGATCACGACGCGGTACAACATCAACGACTTCAGCGACGCGTTCTTCAGCACGCTCCACGAAGCAGGGCACGGTCTTTACGAGCAAGGGTTGCCGGCCGACCAGTTTGGCTTGCCCACCGGCGAAGCATGTTCGCTCGGGATTCACGAGTCGCAATCGCGGATGTGGGAGAACCAGGTCGGCCGCAGCCGAGCGTTCTGGGAACACTTTCTGCCCAAGGGACAGCAGCAGTTCGCAGCGCTGAAGGGCGTCTCGCTCGACCAACTCTACGGCGCCATCAACGAAGTTCGCCCGTCGCTTATCCGCGTTGATGCGGACGAAGTCACTTACAACCTCCACGTGCTCATCCGCTTTGAACTCGAACGCGCCCTCATCGAAAACGACCTGCAGGCAAAAGACCTTCCCGCGGCATGGAACGAGAAGTACCAAAAGTATCTCGGCATCACCCCGCCGAACTTCGCCGACGGCGTGCTGCAAGACGTCCACTGGAGCGCGGGGCTGTTCGGATACTTCCCCACCTACTCGCTCGGCAACCTCTACGCAGGGCAGTTCTACGCGGCAGCGACCAAGGAGCTCGGCGACCTGCCTGCTGCGTTCCGCAAGGGCGAGTTCCAACCGCTGCTCGCGTGGCTCCGCAAGAACATCCACGCCCACGGCCAACGCTTCTCGGCCGGCGAACTGGCGCTCAACGTCACTGGACAGCCGCTGAGCCACGGCCCGTGGATCGAGCAAATGCGCGCGAAGTACGGCGAACTTTACGGCCTGTAG
- a CDS encoding Gfo/Idh/MocA family protein has protein sequence MSKIKAGIIGTGFIGPAHIEALRRLGFVEVAAVSERDQGLADRKAAELSIPKAYGDYKQLLADPEIQVVHNCTPNHLHFGVNCDIIAAGKHVISEKPLAMNSTESRELVNRVEKAGVINAINFNYRYMPLVQQARAMCQNHDDVGRVLAVQGSYLQDWLFKETDWNWRLVPELSGDSRAVADVGSHWCDLIQYVTGLKITRVMADLVTLHPTRKRPKVEVETYAGKVLTPEEMEDVEIGTEDYASILLEFDSGAHGVMTVNQCAAGRKNRLFYEINGSKCGLSWDQEKPNELWIGHRDRPNEVLMKDPSLLYPEAREYAHYPGGHNEAYPDGPKNLFRNVYGFIAGNRQGGDFATFLDGHNEIAICDAVLKSGRAKQWVDVEY, from the coding sequence ATGTCAAAAATCAAAGCAGGCATCATCGGCACTGGATTCATTGGCCCGGCTCATATCGAGGCGTTGCGGCGGCTCGGGTTCGTCGAGGTGGCGGCCGTGTCGGAGCGGGATCAGGGGCTCGCCGATCGCAAGGCGGCGGAGCTTTCCATTCCGAAGGCGTACGGCGACTACAAGCAATTGCTCGCCGATCCGGAGATTCAGGTCGTGCACAACTGCACGCCGAACCATCTGCACTTCGGCGTGAACTGCGACATCATCGCGGCCGGCAAGCATGTGATTAGCGAGAAGCCGCTGGCGATGAACTCGACCGAGTCGCGCGAGCTGGTGAACCGCGTCGAGAAGGCGGGGGTGATCAACGCGATCAACTTCAACTATCGCTACATGCCGCTGGTGCAGCAGGCGCGGGCGATGTGCCAGAATCACGACGACGTCGGCCGCGTGCTGGCTGTGCAAGGGAGCTATCTGCAGGATTGGCTCTTCAAGGAAACCGACTGGAACTGGCGGCTCGTGCCGGAGCTATCGGGCGACTCGCGGGCCGTGGCCGACGTGGGAAGCCACTGGTGCGATCTCATTCAGTACGTCACCGGGCTGAAGATCACCCGCGTGATGGCCGACCTCGTGACGCTCCACCCGACGCGGAAGCGGCCGAAGGTCGAGGTCGAGACGTACGCCGGCAAGGTGCTGACGCCGGAGGAAATGGAAGACGTCGAGATCGGCACCGAGGACTACGCGTCGATTCTGCTGGAGTTCGATTCGGGCGCCCACGGCGTGATGACCGTCAACCAGTGCGCGGCAGGGCGGAAGAACCGGCTGTTCTACGAGATCAACGGTTCGAAGTGCGGCCTGTCGTGGGACCAGGAGAAGCCGAATGAACTGTGGATCGGCCATCGCGATCGGCCGAACGAAGTCCTCATGAAGGACCCGAGCCTGCTCTACCCCGAGGCGCGGGAGTACGCCCACTACCCGGGTGGCCACAACGAAGCGTATCCCGACGGGCCGAAGAATTTGTTCCGCAACGTCTACGGGTTCATCGCCGGGAATCGCCAGGGGGGCGACTTCGCGACGTTCCTCGACGGGCACAACGAGATTGCGATCTGCGACGCCGTGCTGAAGAGCGGACGAGCGAAGCAGTGGGTTGACGTTGAGTATTGA
- a CDS encoding sigma-54-dependent transcriptional regulator codes for MLHGSLLLVDDDRQVLDSMADWLRSHGLQVDAVRGVAEANERLARKSYDLLLVDVRLKDGDGLDLLEQVRRSHPESQVILMTGYGEPEAAVEALRAGALDYLTKPLIDDELLVSIERAFTQHKVIEENTQLKRELDKRKGMDNVVGHDAQMRRIFDVIDSVADTKATVLVTGESGTGKSMIARAIHRRSRRSGKPFIEVACGALPENLLESELFGHVAGSFTGATGNKVGKFMQADGGTIFLDEIGTASPAMQVKLLRVLQELQFEQVGGDKTFKVDVRVILATNEDLSKAVAEGKFRQDLYYRVNVINVELPPLRARRSDVLLLAQTFLNELREDTNRKVTGFTEEAVAALEAYAWPGNIRELQNVVERAVLLGKGELITPADLPRDIIGGSAIRVTRGGHRTLKEALEEPERQIILEVLEANGWNRNATADSLGVNRTTLYKKMKRLGLEDEQLAEH; via the coding sequence ATGCTTCACGGTTCACTGCTGCTGGTTGACGACGATCGTCAGGTGCTCGATTCGATGGCCGACTGGCTCCGCAGCCACGGCTTGCAAGTCGACGCAGTGCGCGGCGTCGCCGAAGCGAACGAGCGGCTCGCCCGCAAGTCGTACGATCTGCTGCTCGTAGACGTGAGACTGAAGGATGGCGACGGCCTCGATCTGCTCGAGCAAGTCCGCCGCTCGCACCCCGAAAGCCAGGTCATCCTCATGACCGGCTATGGCGAACCCGAAGCCGCGGTCGAAGCGTTGCGCGCCGGCGCCCTCGACTACCTGACGAAGCCGCTCATCGACGACGAACTCCTCGTCTCGATCGAACGCGCTTTCACGCAGCACAAAGTCATCGAAGAGAACACGCAGCTCAAGCGCGAACTCGACAAGCGCAAGGGGATGGACAACGTCGTCGGTCACGACGCCCAGATGCGACGGATCTTCGACGTCATCGACAGCGTCGCCGATACGAAGGCGACCGTCCTGGTGACCGGCGAAAGCGGCACCGGCAAGAGCATGATCGCCCGCGCGATTCATCGCCGCAGCCGTCGCAGCGGCAAGCCGTTCATCGAAGTCGCCTGCGGCGCGCTGCCTGAAAATTTGCTTGAGAGCGAACTCTTCGGCCACGTTGCTGGTTCGTTCACCGGCGCCACCGGCAACAAGGTCGGCAAGTTCATGCAAGCCGACGGCGGCACGATCTTCCTCGACGAAATCGGCACCGCCAGCCCGGCGATGCAAGTGAAGTTGCTCCGCGTGCTGCAAGAACTGCAGTTCGAGCAAGTCGGCGGCGACAAGACGTTCAAGGTCGACGTGCGGGTCATCCTCGCCACGAACGAAGATCTGTCGAAGGCGGTCGCCGAAGGCAAGTTCCGCCAAGATCTCTACTACCGCGTCAACGTCATCAACGTCGAACTGCCGCCGCTCCGTGCTCGCCGCAGCGACGTGCTGCTGCTCGCCCAAACGTTCCTCAACGAGTTGCGCGAAGATACGAATCGCAAAGTGACCGGCTTCACCGAAGAGGCAGTCGCCGCGCTCGAAGCCTACGCTTGGCCCGGCAATATCCGCGAGTTGCAGAACGTCGTCGAACGAGCCGTGCTGCTCGGCAAGGGGGAACTCATCACCCCGGCCGACTTGCCGCGCGACATCATCGGCGGCTCGGCGATCCGCGTTACCCGCGGCGGCCACCGCACGCTCAAGGAAGCGCTCGAAGAGCCGGAGCGGCAGATCATTCTTGAGGTGCTCGAAGCGAACGGCTGGAATCGCAACGCGACCGCGGACTCGCTCGGCGTCAATCGCACGACGCTCTATAAGAAGATGAAGCGGCTCGGGCTTGAGGACGAGCAACTGGCGGAGCACTAA
- the mutY gene encoding A/G-specific adenine glycosylase, which translates to MATDCTAETLKDPKERQSLRRRLLAWFGKHKRDMPWRRTRDPYQIWLSEIMLQQTTVAMAGPKFTVFVAAFPTVHDLAAADEQQVLRMWEGLGYYRRARGLHAAAKVIVAEHDGQLPRDVKSLMALPGVGRYTAGAVASFAYDVSAPIVETNTQRVLARLTGYRDEVVGGAGQRHIWNAAEALLPTTGAGTYNLALMELGALVCKPSDPRCDECPVTAHCAAFAGGLQNEIPKLAAKVKVTAVREGTVVVRKSGRVLLRQRAKGERWEGMWDFPRFALDGEGPLFVRRELVDNVREQTGVDIEPGPLLTTIKHGVTRYRITLECYEARATGGRVKSTDESSVRWTPLAELGDLPLSVTARKIATLITKQG; encoded by the coding sequence ATGGCAACGGACTGCACCGCCGAGACGCTGAAGGATCCCAAAGAACGCCAATCGCTCCGCCGTCGGCTGCTCGCTTGGTTCGGGAAGCACAAACGCGACATGCCGTGGCGGCGGACGCGGGATCCGTATCAGATCTGGCTCAGCGAGATCATGCTGCAGCAGACGACCGTCGCGATGGCGGGCCCGAAGTTCACGGTGTTCGTCGCGGCGTTCCCCACCGTGCACGATTTGGCCGCTGCCGACGAGCAGCAGGTCCTCCGCATGTGGGAAGGCCTCGGCTACTATCGCCGCGCTCGCGGGTTGCATGCGGCGGCGAAAGTGATCGTCGCCGAGCACGACGGCCAGTTGCCGCGCGACGTGAAGTCGCTGATGGCGCTTCCCGGCGTCGGCCGGTACACCGCGGGGGCCGTCGCCTCGTTCGCGTACGACGTGTCGGCGCCGATCGTGGAAACGAATACGCAGCGGGTCCTTGCCCGCCTCACCGGCTATCGCGACGAAGTCGTCGGCGGAGCAGGGCAGCGGCATATTTGGAACGCCGCCGAAGCGCTGCTGCCGACCACCGGCGCCGGCACGTACAACCTCGCGCTGATGGAACTCGGCGCGCTCGTTTGCAAACCCTCCGACCCGCGTTGCGACGAGTGCCCCGTCACTGCCCACTGCGCCGCGTTCGCCGGTGGGCTGCAGAACGAGATCCCGAAGCTCGCCGCCAAAGTAAAAGTGACCGCGGTCCGCGAAGGGACCGTCGTCGTCCGTAAATCGGGCCGCGTGCTACTGCGACAGCGAGCCAAGGGGGAACGCTGGGAGGGGATGTGGGACTTCCCGCGGTTCGCCCTCGACGGCGAAGGCCCGCTGTTCGTCCGCCGCGAACTGGTCGACAACGTCCGCGAACAAACGGGCGTCGACATCGAGCCGGGGCCGCTCCTCACGACAATCAAACACGGCGTCACACGCTACCGCATCACGCTCGAATGCTACGAAGCCCGCGCAACTGGCGGCCGCGTGAAGTCGACGGACGAGAGCTCGGTGCGCTGGACGCCGCTCGCAGAACTTGGCGATCTACCGCTGAGCGTGACTGCTCGCAAAATCGCGACGCTTATAACTAAGCAGGGTTGA
- the lpxA gene encoding acyl-ACP--UDP-N-acetylglucosamine O-acyltransferase — protein MPIHPTAVVDSAAEIHPSASIGAHAVVSGNVEIGPDCELLPSSVVMGHTTLAAGCRVHSFATVGDSPQDFKYGGAVSFCRIGEGTAIREGATVHRGTAPGSATVIGSRCMLMTNSHVGHDCQLSDGVILVSGALLGGHVQVGANAIISGNAAVHQHVRIGELALVGILARITQDVPPFCITDQEGTVVAENRVGMKRAGFTVDERHELKAAFAAIYRKGIGRNEAMRYLEATVKTEAGRRLLSFYAHDSARSSRVRLFDPQQAA, from the coding sequence ATGCCAATCCATCCCACAGCCGTCGTCGATAGTGCAGCGGAAATCCATCCGAGTGCATCCATTGGGGCGCACGCCGTTGTCTCGGGCAACGTCGAGATCGGCCCCGACTGCGAACTGTTGCCCTCCTCGGTCGTGATGGGGCACACCACGCTTGCCGCCGGTTGTCGCGTTCATTCGTTTGCTACGGTCGGCGACTCTCCGCAAGACTTCAAATACGGCGGCGCCGTTTCTTTCTGTCGGATCGGCGAAGGGACGGCGATCCGCGAGGGGGCCACCGTTCATCGCGGCACGGCGCCTGGCTCTGCGACCGTCATCGGCAGCCGCTGCATGCTCATGACGAATAGTCATGTAGGGCACGATTGCCAGCTTAGCGACGGCGTCATCCTGGTGAGCGGCGCCTTGCTCGGCGGGCACGTGCAGGTCGGCGCCAACGCCATCATCTCCGGGAACGCAGCCGTGCACCAACATGTGCGAATCGGCGAGCTAGCCCTGGTGGGGATTTTGGCTCGCATCACCCAAGACGTTCCCCCGTTTTGCATCACCGATCAGGAAGGAACCGTCGTGGCGGAGAATCGCGTCGGCATGAAGCGCGCGGGCTTCACCGTCGATGAACGACACGAGCTGAAGGCAGCGTTCGCGGCCATCTACCGTAAAGGCATCGGGCGAAACGAGGCGATGCGATACTTGGAGGCGACCGTCAAAACGGAAGCTGGCCGTCGATTGCTCAGCTTCTACGCGCACGATTCCGCACGCAGTTCGCGGGTAAGATTGTTCGATCCGCAGCAAGCGGCGTGA
- a CDS encoding cold-shock protein, producing the protein MSQGTIKKLTDKGFGFIEGERGDIFFHSSSVAGSGYDSLFEGQAVSYTEGQGPKGKRAENVQPVA; encoded by the coding sequence GTGTCGCAAGGAACGATCAAAAAGTTGACCGACAAGGGTTTTGGATTCATTGAAGGCGAGCGCGGAGACATCTTCTTCCACTCGTCGTCCGTTGCAGGTTCGGGCTACGACAGCCTGTTCGAAGGCCAAGCGGTTTCCTACACCGAAGGCCAAGGACCGAAGGGCAAGCGGGCCGAGAACGTCCAGCCGGTCGCGTAA
- a CDS encoding DNA-directed RNA polymerase subunit omega, with product MIDALKEELIVNKVGGRFKLSALIQKRLAALNSGARPLVDLKTKFPMEIVIQEILQDKIMLNADDSVRIVEQRRQGPMDFDLSQL from the coding sequence ATGATCGATGCCCTCAAAGAAGAACTGATCGTCAACAAAGTCGGCGGTCGCTTCAAGCTTTCGGCCCTCATCCAGAAGCGACTTGCTGCGTTGAATTCAGGCGCCCGCCCGCTCGTCGATCTCAAGACGAAGTTTCCGATGGAAATCGTCATTCAAGAGATCTTGCAAGATAAGATCATGCTGAACGCCGACGACAGCGTTCGCATCGTCGAGCAGCGTCGGCAAGGGCCGATGGACTTCGATCTCTCGCAACTGTAG
- the bshB1 gene encoding bacillithiol biosynthesis deacetylase BshB1, which produces MLDILVIAPHPDDAELGMGGAIMKFIAEGRRVGVLDLTSGEPTPHGSLEIRARETAAATKIMGLEWRENLGLPNRSLEATIENRAKLAAVFRREKPKWLFAPYWIDAHPDHVAATELVDAARFWSKLTKTDLPGEPHHPTRIYNYYCIHLKQALQPAFVLDITAEWDRKVAAVRAFESQFITGRPTVSPTFFEHFEAEAAYWGKTIGVRYGEPFTSREPLGLRSMGELV; this is translated from the coding sequence ATGCTCGACATCCTCGTCATCGCCCCGCACCCCGACGACGCCGAACTCGGCATGGGGGGGGCCATCATGAAGTTCATCGCCGAGGGGCGACGCGTGGGGGTGCTCGATCTCACCAGCGGCGAGCCGACGCCGCACGGGTCGCTGGAGATTCGCGCTCGCGAAACGGCGGCGGCCACCAAGATCATGGGACTCGAGTGGCGTGAGAACCTCGGCCTGCCGAATCGTAGCCTCGAAGCGACGATCGAAAACCGTGCGAAACTCGCCGCGGTCTTCCGCCGTGAGAAACCGAAGTGGCTCTTCGCCCCCTACTGGATCGACGCCCATCCCGATCACGTCGCGGCGACCGAACTCGTCGACGCGGCCCGCTTCTGGTCGAAGCTCACCAAAACCGACCTGCCAGGCGAGCCTCATCACCCGACGCGGATCTACAACTACTACTGCATCCATCTGAAGCAGGCGCTGCAGCCGGCGTTTGTGCTCGACATCACCGCGGAGTGGGACCGCAAAGTGGCGGCGGTGCGAGCGTTCGAAAGCCAGTTCATCACCGGCCGGCCAACGGTGTCGCCGACGTTCTTCGAACACTTCGAAGCCGAGGCGGCCTACTGGGGCAAAACGATCGGCGTCCGCTACGGCGAGCCCTTCACGAGCCGCGAACCGCTCGGGCTGCGGTCGATGGGAGAGTTGGTGTAA
- the xerC gene encoding tyrosine recombinase XerC: MQRQIAQFLTYMRVERGASDYTVKSYREDLIAATDYFAEEDGTCPAPASITAVELRGFLSALHEAGYAKTSIARKLASLRSFYRYGQREGWATSNPARALRNPRKGRSLPHFLTTEEIGTLLSAPPAESPMGIRDRAILETMYSGGLRVSEVVGLSDADVDLAQEILLVKGKGRRERLSPLGSYATRALKAWLRQRKLSPSEKQGREAPVFTNRFGTRLTTRSVGRMLEKYLKETGLDLRTSPHTLRHSFATHLLDRGADIRSVQELLGHKSLVTTQIYTHVSTANLRAAYEKAHPRAK, translated from the coding sequence ATGCAACGACAGATCGCGCAGTTCCTGACCTACATGCGCGTCGAACGGGGCGCTTCCGACTACACGGTGAAGAGCTACCGCGAAGATCTCATCGCGGCGACCGATTACTTTGCCGAGGAAGACGGAACCTGCCCCGCGCCCGCGAGCATTACCGCGGTCGAACTGCGCGGCTTCCTGTCGGCGCTGCATGAAGCAGGCTACGCGAAGACCTCGATCGCGCGGAAGCTCGCGTCGCTGCGCAGCTTTTACCGGTACGGCCAGCGCGAAGGCTGGGCAACGAGCAACCCCGCTCGCGCGCTCCGCAACCCGCGCAAGGGACGCTCGCTGCCGCACTTCCTGACGACCGAGGAAATCGGCACGCTGCTGTCGGCGCCGCCGGCCGAGTCGCCGATGGGGATCCGCGATCGGGCGATTCTCGAAACGATGTACTCGGGCGGCTTGCGCGTCAGCGAAGTCGTCGGCCTCTCCGACGCCGACGTCGACCTGGCCCAAGAGATTCTGCTCGTCAAAGGCAAGGGCCGCCGCGAACGGCTCTCGCCGCTTGGCTCGTACGCAACGCGCGCGTTGAAAGCATGGCTGCGGCAGCGCAAGCTGTCGCCCAGCGAGAAGCAAGGCCGCGAGGCCCCAGTCTTCACGAACCGCTTCGGCACGCGGCTCACGACCCGCAGCGTCGGCCGGATGCTGGAGAAGTACCTCAAAGAAACAGGCCTCGACCTGCGGACGAGCCCCCACACGCTGCGGCACAGCTTCGCAACGCACCTACTCGACCGGGGCGCCGACATCCGCAGCGTCCAGGAATTGCTCGGCCACAAAAGCCTGGTGACGACGCAAATTTACACGCACGTCAGCACGGCCAACCTGCGGGCGGCGTACGAGAAGGCGCATCCGCGGGCCAAATGA
- a CDS encoding Gfo/Idh/MocA family protein: MAQKKLNVALIGYKFMGKAHSQAWRTVGRFFDLDAEPVMKAVCGRDEAAVAEFARRWGWETSSTDWREVIGQKDVDVVDISTPGYTHDEIAIAAAEAGKHVFCEKPLCFTVAQAKAMLAAVRKAGVKHMVNFNYRRCPAVALAKKMIDSGAIGQIRHARFTYLQDWLVDPQFPMNWRMRAEAAGSGAHGDLGAHSIDLARYLVGEIGEVVGMQKTFVTERPAEGTSHGISATAGEGTEKVTVDDASVFLAKFTGGAIGTFEATRMAPGRKNFNRFELNGSKGTLVWCFEDLNYLDYYSTEDPGDRQGFRRIIATEGVHPYAGAWWPPGHMMGYDHTFSNAAADLVQCIANDKSCSPCFQDGAQCVAVLEAVDKSIDGGKWAQVEVIK, translated from the coding sequence ATGGCTCAGAAGAAGCTCAACGTCGCTCTTATCGGTTACAAGTTCATGGGGAAGGCCCACAGCCAGGCGTGGCGGACCGTGGGGCGGTTCTTCGATCTCGACGCCGAGCCGGTGATGAAGGCCGTGTGCGGTCGCGACGAGGCGGCGGTGGCGGAGTTCGCCCGGCGTTGGGGCTGGGAGACCTCTTCGACCGATTGGCGCGAGGTGATCGGCCAGAAGGACGTTGACGTCGTCGATATTTCGACGCCCGGCTACACGCATGACGAGATTGCAATCGCCGCGGCCGAAGCGGGGAAGCATGTCTTCTGCGAGAAGCCGTTGTGCTTTACCGTCGCCCAGGCGAAGGCGATGCTCGCCGCCGTGCGGAAGGCGGGGGTGAAGCATATGGTCAACTTCAACTATCGCCGCTGCCCCGCGGTGGCATTGGCGAAGAAGATGATCGATAGCGGCGCCATCGGCCAGATTCGCCACGCGCGATTCACTTACCTGCAAGACTGGCTCGTCGATCCGCAGTTCCCGATGAACTGGCGGATGCGGGCCGAGGCGGCCGGCAGTGGCGCGCATGGCGACTTGGGCGCCCACTCGATCGACCTCGCCCGCTACCTCGTCGGCGAGATCGGCGAAGTCGTCGGCATGCAGAAGACGTTTGTGACGGAGCGGCCGGCCGAGGGGACTTCGCACGGCATCAGCGCTACCGCCGGCGAAGGGACCGAGAAGGTGACCGTCGACGACGCGTCGGTCTTCTTGGCGAAGTTCACCGGCGGCGCGATCGGCACGTTCGAAGCGACCCGCATGGCGCCGGGCCGGAAGAACTTTAACCGGTTCGAATTGAACGGCAGCAAAGGCACGCTCGTGTGGTGCTTCGAGGATCTCAACTACCTCGACTACTACTCGACGGAAGATCCCGGCGATCGGCAAGGCTTCCGCCGGATCATTGCGACCGAAGGCGTGCACCCGTACGCCGGCGCCTGGTGGCCGCCGGGCCACATGATGGGCTACGACCACACCTTCTCGAACGCCGCGGCCGACCTGGTGCAGTGCATCGCGAACGACAAGTCGTGCAGCCCCTGCTTCCAAGACGGCGCCCAATGCGTGGCGGTGCTCGAGGCGGTCGACAAGTCGATCGACGGCGGCAAGTGGGCGCAGGTGGAAGTGATTAAGTAG